Proteins from a genomic interval of Bradyrhizobium sp. CCBAU 53340:
- a CDS encoding DUF305 domain-containing protein, with amino-acid sequence MHRLPFRRVVAALASRCRWPRPGLGTALFAARVLLALAVPPIVFAHEAHPAAPQAALSVEETAFLQENDAAMTKMMNDMAAKPTGDVDRDFVAMMNPHHQGAIDMAIIELRYGRNEQLRRIAQEIIVDQMQEIAAMKLAIGEPVSDIAPAPTQSQPAPVANVHRHSSMQMEMSAGMKK; translated from the coding sequence ATGCACCGGTTACCGTTTCGCCGCGTCGTTGCGGCGCTTGCAAGCAGATGCCGATGGCCAAGGCCCGGCCTCGGCACGGCGCTCTTCGCCGCGCGCGTGCTCCTCGCCCTTGCGGTACCTCCGATCGTATTCGCGCATGAAGCGCACCCTGCCGCTCCGCAGGCTGCCCTCAGCGTCGAGGAGACCGCTTTCCTGCAAGAGAACGACGCTGCCATGACCAAAATGATGAACGACATGGCGGCCAAGCCGACCGGTGACGTCGATCGCGATTTCGTCGCGATGATGAACCCGCATCATCAGGGCGCAATTGACATGGCGATCATCGAATTGCGCTACGGCCGAAACGAGCAGTTGCGGCGCATCGCCCAGGAAATCATCGTCGACCAGATGCAGGAGATCGCGGCCATGAAGCTCGCGATCGGCGAACCGGTGAGCGACATCGCGCCTGCCCCCACCCAGTCGCAACCCGCCCCCGTTGCCAACGTTCATCGTCATTCGAGTATGCAGATGGAGATGTCTGCTGGAATGAAGAAATAG